GAGATAAAGTATTCACTTTTGCTCATATGATGAAATTATTTGCTAGCCAGTAATCACCACCTAGgaataaatatgtttatcaATTTACCATTGCATACTAAAGTAAAATAACTTATTGGAAAATcatttatagaattttgttctaaattaaATGCACAAAACATTCCAAGAAAAGTTTTAACTTCATGAGTAAACTTACAACCTTACATGTACGTAAATCAAAATATTGGGAAAGGTTATGATTTGAAGAAGTAGTTTATGAAGTAGGcagaaatcattttttttgttgatttatttgatctgaaagaggaaagaaagaaTAATAGAATAGCTCAAGAGGCATTGCATTCAAATTGTAATCATGGGACCTTTGATGTTTGCGCTTTATAGGCCTGGTGTATTAAGTAAAAAACAGCGCCAACAACTGCCCCTGCAAGATACAGCTTCAGCAGAAATTCGGGTCCAAAATTTCTTCCAACCTGCCCAAAACCCAATGGGAATGGTTAAAGAGTAATAGATGATTAAAACACAGTATTTATTGAAGAAAAGCAGGATAAAAGCTTATCAACCAAGTGATGGCATCTAAATTAAACTGACTTTTTTAACAAGCCAACTAACCAAGCTATATGCTATAAGAACAATTGTAGGAATAAATGATAGAGCTACATGATGGAATCCCTGTGTGTCTCAAGcacgaaaaaagcctattatatatagaatgtacattGTATTAGATAGAGGCCTAGGTCCATATCGTAAAATACATCTAGCACTCCTCTCAAGCTAGCATATGCACCAAGCtctgttacaaatataattaattttaggaCCCCACAGTGATATGATAAAGATATCTTTCAACTAATCATTGGAGTTAACAAACTAAGTAGTAGTATCTCCAAATACAATCTCTTCGTGAATGAAGAAACAAACTATTTCAATATGTTTAGTTCTCTTGTGGAATATTGGATTTGAGGTAATATTAAGGAAAACTTGGTTATCACAAATGAGTTTGTCACTAGTGAGGTTGGCTGAAACGATGCCAAATGCCCCACCACAGGTGGCTTTCAgtgagggaaaaagaaaaaagttgctTGCTTCTAGGCAAGTATGAGGCCTTATGGCATCACCAACTTTGGCAGCACAATGGTCATTTGGGTAGGGCAATTCTAATGTGGGGTCATTGGTTGGAAAGCTGGAGATGACGGCAACAGATAGTGGCAGTGGAAAATGGCAGAAAATGGCTGGAAAAAGAAGGCACAACAATGAGACGATACCAAAAATTGGAAAGAAACAtgatatttgaagaaaaaatggcaTTGATAAGCAATGGTTTTACCAAGAGGGCACAAATTCAACTAGGCTCAAGATATCATGTAGGAATAAATGATAGAAAATCAAATGATGGAACCCCTGTGTCTCAGGCACAACAAATGAATTTGTTATCTATGCTAATAGATAAAGAGGATACCAATTCTGAAAACTGCTTCTTGTATACACGTTTCATTGTACAACTTACCTTTATTGTTTTGGTAACTACTTCTATAGAtaattgttttctatttctataTTACTTTAACTAATGTTGATATGTTTTTCATATATACATTTTGTAGTACATTTACACTTATTGTTTTTGTAAAGACctaaaaaattgtgttttagaAATGGTAGaggtttaaaaatagtgagactcaactattttaatattaaaaggttttaatgTAAATGGatttgttataaacgagtttaattattttaaaacacactatctctctagaaaccacttttTTAGAGTTTTGTAACTCTGTCTAGGAGTTCTTCTTCTCTGTTCATCTAATTGAAGAACTGAGATCGTAGGAGTGATCCTAACGGCGAGCTATTCAATTTAGACCGATCAGTTTCTCCATCTGTGTAAGTTAAATTTCGACCCATTTTCTTTGgtcctttttttcttctgttgcATGTGGGCCCGTTCATTTTGCATATAATGtttgagtcttctataagactcTTTGTACTAACAGGATACCCTGATCGTGTTTCTATTGTTTGTAGGTACATATAGAGCTATTTGAGCTGTGTGAGCGGAATAGAGTTTTCTAGAACGGTTGGTCTTCTAAAAGGTAAAAGAAACTAATTTGTTTGtctttaatttgtattatgaaGCATGAACTGCTAGTTAATGGTACATGGAATTAATGTATGTTGATTGTTATACTTGAAATGATGGTTTTTAGTATTAAGTGTGTTTGGATGCATGTAATTGGTTGAATGATTGTTTATGGACTTTGATGTTTCTGTTGGACTTGAATATTGTCATGAATGTTGTGATTGTGAAGTTAGGGATGTAATATATGTGGTAATGTTGAAGAGAAAGGAATTAGGCTGAGTtatatgtcaattttttttgggttaaatggAGGTTTTGATAGGTGAGTTTTAGAAGTAAAGGTCTAAGGAGAGAAACTGTAATCTAAGATATGTTGTAGGGTCAATTGAGACTTGTTGCTAACTATAGTGGCTAAAAATCTGATATGGAAATGAGTATGAGTCAATAGGGTGGTTTAGGAAGGTTTTTAGACTTAATTTAGGGGTTTGGGAGAGTGAGATTTTGTTTTGGTAGGTTTCAGGCATGTTTGAGTGTTTGAGGTCTGTCTTTGAGTCATTTGTGACTTGTTCAGAGGCCTAAGTAGTTTAGTCATGAGCTAAAACTTGTAGAATTGAATTATGGTCTCTAAAGAGAGGTTTTGGTTAATTTGAGTTGGAATCTTGTTGTAAAATGAGTTTAAAACTAGTTTAATTTAGTTCGCACACTTTTTGTTAGGACAATTATAGCTTAGAATTCTATCAAGGAGTGGTAGAAGTTGGTAAAAGTGATTAGGATAGGTCATGAGGGGTTGAGGGGTGCAAATTCTGCAAACTTTAGTGCTCAGAATTATGCAAAGTGGCTAGGCGAGAAAAAAGGGTTCGCTGGGCGAGTATATAAGGATCCTGGCAGCGAGTTTCAGTGGCTAGGCGAGCCAGTTCACTCGACTTGTGGAGTTCACTGTTTTGGCTCTCGTTGGGCGAGTGGATACTGCTCATTGGGCGAGTTTTAAGGGGTTTTGGTAGTGAGTTTCAGAGGCTAGGCGAGTCAACTCACTGGGCTGGAGAAGCCCTCTACCTCTGTTCTCGCTAGGCAAGTGGTTTGGTTCGATGGGCGAACCTGTGCTAGCTAGGAATTTTGTTTCTGGTGTTGGACGAGTGGGTATGAGTCTAATTGGTCGTTTCAACTTCCTTTCTCTTATGTGCATAGTTTTAAATGGTATGATggttaattttatgatttgtgGTATGGTTTGGAACATATGATTGGATGGATGAAAGGTTTGTAAGAGTTCTAAGAAGAATTCTTAATGGTTGTATTACAGTGTTGTTGGTATGAATATagggagctcagtcttgggagttattctaacactctaatgatcattcattctcaattagagaTGAGTGATACATGTGGTGAAAGTAGCAGGAGGTATTAGCCTAGGTACTTCTAGTATGGCCTAAGACGCGGtatagactaaccttgtgagtgtggtagggtgaaacccattagCAATGGCTCTGCAGAGCAGTAGAGGTCACAAcaagtgcatgacccgccatagctcgacattcataCCTTATCCAGATGGTTAGGTCTAGGTTCATGGTATGCCTAGGATGTTTGTTTAATTTGGTATGAACTTCATGTATGATGAATTTTGATATCctgtatttgtttcttttaatattagcttacccttacttttgtgttgtttgtttggGTGTTTTGTCTTCTGTTTTGCAATGATAACCTTAATGGTGTGAGCTCAGGGGAATGTCAGTGGTGAGCAAGTGTTAGGAAACGGTGGAGTTAAAGCGTAAAATAGAAAGTTTGGTGTTAGTTTTCTCTAGTTCATGTAAAGGttttttgtttaagtttaaaaaattttggaatgTTACAATTTTGGTAATTACTTTTATGTTACGATAATTATTTTCAGTTATCTTACCTAATGTGGACACATACGCTATTGCGTTAGTGTTTCCACCAGTATATAAAATGCACATTATTTAAATAGAGATTTATCTCGACCCATATAGTAGAGTACATCTgccaataataattaaataaacttattgtGTATTTTCAATGAGAATAGTATCCTTCTTGTTTCTAAATCATGGCTTCAAATCTTATTGATCCAAAGGTTAACTCCAAGTTCTAACATATAGTAGTAATTTAACTCCTTACACACATGGTGGCAACAAAAAGGAAGAGATACATACACCTATCAATAcgacaatataattttttcaagaaaagaaaaacaagtattaaataaagataaaaactagtgaaaaataatgatacaaAAGTGGCCACTTACATTCAATCCAAAGAAGTAGAGACCAACCATATTGGAAACTATATGCCAGGTATCTACGTGACTAAATGCATTGGTAATCAAAGTGTGCAAACGTCCACTCTTAATATTGTCCAAAGAGATCTGTTCACAACAAGTAATTGAATTAGAAGTCTAGATGGTGTTTAATTCATACAGACAATAACATTGAAGGTTGAAACAACACATTTCTCAATTCCATCATTCAACAGCGGATAAAGTGCAACACTCTTTGATGTTTTGATTATATCATTTGAAATTATCCAAGGTTTAGGTATAGAGTGGTGGAGAAAGATAAATGGGATTGAAACACATTGATATTAATTTAGATGTATTACAACATATGGACATATTAGtgtgatttatattttgtacAACCTACAACAGTAATctttatttatagtatatattaaTCAAAATCCTAACTAATTAGGGAAACAATTTATGATAAGATGAAATGCAATACCTAATTCAAAGAGCTAATAAGGAAATAAGGAAAATAATCATGCGTAGAGGATAATCTAAGATCTGATGAGATATTTTTTCATGTGCTAACAAAATCGATATTGTCATGAAACAGCTTAAATCAAACTCATTACAAAAGTGTTTACCACGTAAATGATACACAGATAACAGAGAATCCGAAAATGTAAACTAAGGACAGGAAAGAATCTACACAACAATAACATGGTTCAATTTAAGTGTTAATAAACTTCAATGTACACCAACGACACAATCTGCTATGAATAGAGATTACAACTTGAAATTTCTCTCTCAGTGAATTCTAGCTCAACTCTCACGGTTTCTTGTTAATATACTTGGACAACAACTCTCAATTAACAATAATTGTAGATACAGGTTCCTATTTATTCAACATAACCATAACTAACTTTAGTGAAACATGCTTGAACTAATGAGAGAAGACACACGAAGAGTGCTTCCTCCTACTAATTTGAAACGTCAATTTAGGCAGCTTCTTCAGACAGAAGTTCTAGTGAGACTATCCACCACATAGGCTAGAAGTTGCATATCTTTTGTTGGAGGGTTTAGCATAGCTAAACGGTCTAGGAACATTAACAAGACCTTACTGAATCAATCTTCACAGTATATATAAATCAGGTGTGAATTTGCTTCGAGCATCCCATAGTATCTCTAAAAAATAAACTTCGACTTCAAAATGAGGATGTAATGGTTGTCAGGAATTAATTAAAACTTCAAAACTCTAGGATTTTCCCTTTCTATccttgacaaaaaaaattgcgTTGATAAAGCTGCAAAGACATTAGTGATATATTATGCCACTATAACACCATCTTATGATGAAGGTTGGCTAAGAAACAAGTGATTGACCAACACCGGTGGGCCAAAGCAAGTCTCAGGAAATTATTTCTACCAGTGGCAAAATCAAGTTGTAAATCAAGAAACTCACGGTAAAATTGTTCATCATAAACTTCTCATCTGCTATCCtccacaataaaaaaataccaaCATTAGCTATAATCAAGCCCAAAACCACGTCATTAGATGTTAGCCCACGGAGCCATGATCTCCTGCAAACAGGATCAAATTTATTACTGAAATGAccatattaaatgtaaaattgcaAACAGACTAAACAAGTGTACTACAGTTTAGACACCCTGACCTTTCTAAAATATATGCTAAACATACCATGTTCTCgaaatgaaattaatgtttaaaaagttaGGCAGTTTTGGGCCTCAAGTACTTATAGAGAAGAAGacaataaaaaggtaaaatgaattaaattcatTTCACTGGCTAAATTCAAAGTTGTTTCTcgaaaagagagagagatttCTTACAAGAATTTTTTAAACCACTTTTTGTGGTCGGTAGTACTTCCGGGATTCTTATGGTACCacattaattttaagaaattcatAATCAGTCTTGCTCCAGGAGTAAGAGATTtcaaaacaattcaagaaactcacaattttatattttttttttatttcacttaattaaatttcaaatatattcgACTTGGAAATTGTTTAGTTTGGGAACAGTGATGTTAAAGAAACTGACAAGAAACTTTCCTTTAAGTTAAGATCGTGTAATGTAGAATCTCTCCAATGATAAAAATATCTTCAATTTTTGGTTTCTTCACGTCTAGGTCAAGTAACTCGTTAACCAACCATTTAGAAGGATGGTTGAACTTAACTTTTAGAAGCTCAAGCATAAGAGTTAATGTTAACTAGAATGTGATGCTCAATTCATCAGTATACCGTCTAGTTAATCAAAGAATGATAACTCAGTATGATGACCCCAATGAGCATTCAACCTCGCGGTACAATCAGGCAAGGAATATATACTTTGTTTcagaaaacagaagaaaatgacaaataaaaaaaaaaaacctaattaaaCAAGAAAAGACGAAGCTATAATTACCAGGAACGCCGGGAGAATTCAGTATTGTGGTTAAAATTGAAGTTGTGCCGACGAAAATACTGAAGAATTGACCTGTGATCTAGTGAGGGGCTTCTGGCGCGGACTCCGAGGAGAGAGTTGAAGGCGAAGCAACGCGAGATCATTGATCGGGAGAGAAAGGGGCGGAGTTTGGAGGAAAATGAGGGACATGAGTGGAAGTGGAGAGATTGGTGAGTGAGGAAGGAAGAGGGAATGTGGTTGCGTTGATGCAAATGGGGTTGTGAAGGTTTGAGAATAGAGGAGAAGGTGCAGAAGATACTGTGAGATTTGGCGCCACCGTGGGGGTTCTGTTCCACCACCACTCTGCGAACTAAACTCtgcatttttttcaaattgttacAATGTAACAGACCTTCCATGGAAAAGgggttaaatttttaaaatttatttatgtgaataatttgcaaattttcttttacatagTATCAAGAAGGGgtatatagtttttaatatttttaatggaagtaatgtttttttaaatgacttttactttttaaaagttttattaatagaagtaatgtttaatatttttaaatggaaATTGTGATTTTATAcactactatttttttttctaatgttgaCCCTAGTTCACct
This genomic stretch from Vigna radiata var. radiata cultivar VC1973A chromosome 7, Vradiata_ver6, whole genome shotgun sequence harbors:
- the LOC106767388 gene encoding RHOMBOID-like protein 12, mitochondrial; translation: MEGLLHCNNLKKMQSLVRRVVVEQNPHGGAKSHSIFCTFSSILKPSQPHLHQRNHIPSSFLTHQSLHFHSCPSFSSKLRPFLSRSMISRCFAFNSLLGVRARSPSLDHRSILQYFRRHNFNFNHNTEFSRRSWRSWLRGLTSNDVVLGLIIANVGIFLLWRIADEKFMMNNFTISLDNIKSGRLHTLITNAFSHVDTWHIVSNMVGLYFFGLNVGRNFGPEFLLKLYLAGAVVGAVFYLIHQAYKAQTSKDLTAMIATRELALGASGAVNAVMLLDIFLFPKATLYLDFFIPVPAILLGIFFIGRDMLRILEGDSRVSGSVHLGGAVVAAIAWAGVRKGRF